One Setaria viridis chromosome 7, Setaria_viridis_v4.0, whole genome shotgun sequence genomic region harbors:
- the LOC117863088 gene encoding auxin-responsive protein SAUR36, with product MLRKSQGGYRLGRKLLGVWRWALCGQRRRHGGYLRLQQRCGGGDCGDRAARRLAPVLRWGRSLARRLRLGWRAGGKRALEDGGDGGEPAVTTPKGQVAVYVGGGEASLRYVVPVVYFNHPMFGELLREAEEEFGFHHPGGITIPCPAARFEQAAALAAAGKKGLARW from the coding sequence ATGCTAAGGAAGTCCCAAGGAGGTTACCGGCTGGGCCGGAAGCTGCTCGGCGTGTGGCGGTGGGCGCTCTgcggccagcgccggcgccacgGAGGCTACCTCCGCCTGCAGCagcgttgcggcggcggcgactgcggGGACCGCGCGGCCAGGAGGCTCGCGCCGGTGCTGCGGTGGGGCCGGTCGCTGGCGCGGCGGCTGAGGCTCGGGTGGAGGGCCGGCGGGAAGCGCGCgctggaggacggcggcgacggcggcgagccggcggtgaCCACGCCCAAGGGGCAGGTGGCCGTGTAcgtgggcggcggggaggcgtcGCTGCGGTACGTGGTGCCGGTGGTGTACTTCAACCACCCCATGTTCGGGGAGCTGCTGagggaggccgaggaggagttCGGGTTCCACCACCCCGGCGGCATCACCATCCCCTGCCCCGCCGCGCGGTTCGAGCAGGCCgccgccctggccgccgccgggaagAAGGGACTCGCCAGGTGGTAG
- the LOC117865575 gene encoding glycosyltransferase BC10, with the protein MKNDRNKPLALPHLRRILLFVLPLPVALLFFSLGFVLGMTSSASVENLYFPFVTPSPSAKPPSTATSLPPTTISAMHNMTDEELFRWASMATKVDGTPYHRVPKVAFMFLVRGDLPLRPLWEKFFEGHHGLYSIYVHANPSYTGSPPRDSVFHGRMIPSQRTTWGGVTLVDAERRLLANALLDLGNERFALLSESCIPVYNFPTVYAVLTGSGGASFVESIATPARYRPLFALRNNVSVAQWRKGSQWFEVDRALAAEVVADGAYFPTFRENCAGERFCVVDEHYVPTLVSVLGWGRRNANRTLTFADWDPKRRTGSHPRTHRAEEVTEELIGRIRRGGAGRSNCTYDDGASGVCFLFARKFAPDTLQPLLRLAPKAMGFG; encoded by the exons ATGAAGAACGACAGAAACAAGCCCTTGGCCTTGCCTCATTTACGCAGGATACTCCTCTTCGTGCTACCACTACCAGTAGcgcttctcttcttctccttgggTTTTGTCCTCGGCATGACCTCCAGCGCAAGCGTCGAAAACCTCTACTTCCCTTTCGTTACACCCTCGCCCTCTGCTAAGCCGCCGTCGACGGCTACGTCATTGCCACCGACCACGATCAGCGCCATGCACAACATGACCGACGAGGAGCTGTTCCGGTGGGCGTCCATGGCAACGAAAGTCGACGGGACGCCGTACCACCGGGTGCCCAAGGTCGCCTTCATGTTCCTGGTGAGAGGGGACCTGCCTCTGCGACCTCTGTGGGAGAAGTTCTTCGAGGGACACCATGGCCTCTACTCCATTTACGTGCATGCGAATCCCTCTTACACTGGGTCGCCGCCGAGGGACTCCGTGTTCCACGGTCGCATGATCCCAAGCCAG AGAACGACGTGGGGAGGCGTCACCCTCGTGGACGCGGAGCGCCGGCTCCTGGCGAACGCGCTGCTGGACCTCGGCAACGAGCGCTTCGCGCTGCTGTCGGAGTCGTGCATCCCCGTCTACAACTTCCCCACCGTGTACGCCGTCCTcaccggctccggcggcgccagcTTCGTGGAGAGCATCGCGACGCCGGCGCGCTACAGGCCCCTGTTCGCGCTCCGCAACAACGTCTCCGTCGCGCAGTGGCGCAAGGGCTCCCAGTGGTTCGAGGTGgaccgcgccctcgccgccgaggtCGTCGCCGACGGCGCCTACTTCCCGACGTTCCGGGAGAACTGCGCCGGCGAGAGGTTCTGTGTCGTGGACGAGCACTACGTGCCGACGCTGGTGAGCGTGCTGGGGTGGGGGCGGCGCAACGCCAACCGGACGCTCACGTTCGCGGACTGGGACCCGAAGCGGCGGACGGGGTCCCACCCGCGCACCCACAGGGCGGAGGAGGTGACGGAGGAGCTGATCGGGAGGAtcaggaggggaggggcgggcaGGAGTAACTGCACCTACGATGACGGGGCGAGCGGCGTCTGCTTCCTGTTCGCGAGGAAGTTCGCGCCGGACACGCTCCAGCCGCTGCTTCGTTTGGCTCCAAAGGCCATGGGGTTTGGGTGA
- the LOC117863888 gene encoding plasmodesmata-located protein 8 isoform X1 → MLCILSPASRTTTDRFPVLAPRVVSPDASCSWTDGNPTRATGRPAYKILPETPRAPQVLAKARIYSVSSPPPFSSLPRQGLGKAPGDRRCPQLQDHPAIEATPRPSHEPATHGNNARSSVSSVMHRPCNNQPCRGSRVAAAAVLAALMCAAGVADAGTGTFIYAGCSPSKYQPGTPFEANLESLLTSISSAALNGGYNTFTAGANGTGGAPAAYGLYQCRGDLDGGDCAACVRDAVGQLGQVCPAAYAASLQLEGCYVRYDSSNFVGAPDTAMVYRKCSTSSSSDGDFLRSRDAVLGDLQAVGAGGYKVASSGSVRGLAQCLGDLAAADCTACLAQAAGQLKGTCGNALAADVYLAQCYVRYWADGYYFRPTQDYSQDDIGRTLAIVVGIMAGLALFVVFISFLRKTCN, encoded by the exons ATGCTGTGCATCCTATCACCAGCGAGCAGGACGACAACTGACCGCTTCCCTGTGCTTGCACCTCGCGTCGTCTCGCCTGATGCCTCCTGCTCGTGGACGGACGGGAACCCGACCAGAGCCACCGGCCGCCCGGCGTATAAGATTCTACCAGAGACGCCGCGCGCACCACAAGTCCTAGCGAAGGCGCGCATTTATTCTGTAAGCTCCCCACCACCTTTCTCCTCACTGCCCAGACAAGGACTCGGAAAAGCACCGGGCGATCGCCGCTGCCCCCAGCTCCAAGACCATCCAGCCATCGAAGCCACCCCACGCCCTTCACACGAGCCGGCAACGCACGGCAACAACGCGCGTAGTTCTGTCTCATCAGTCATGCATCGGCCTTGCAACAACCAACCCTGCCGCGgctcccgcgtcgccgccgccgccgtcctcgccgcgctgatgtgcgcggcgggcgtcgccgACGCGGGCACCGGCACGTTCATCTACGCCGGGTGCTCGCCGTCCAAGTACCAGCCGGGCACCCCGTTCGAGGCCAACCTGGAgtccctcctcacctccatcTCCAGCGCGGCCCTCAACGGCGGGTACAACACCTTCACGGCGGGCGCCAACGGcacgggcggcgcgccggccgcgtaCGGCCTCTACCAGTGCCGCGGCGACCTCGACGGCGGCGACTGCGCGGCGTGCGTGCGGGACGCGGTGGGGCAGCTGGGCCAGGTCTGCCCCGCGGCGTACGCGGCGTCGCTGCAGCTGGAGGGGTGCTACGTGCGCTACGACAGCAGCAACTTCGTCGGCGCCCCCGACACGGCCATGGTATACCGCAAGTGcagcacgagcagcagcagcgacggcGACTTCCTCAGGAGCCGGGACGCCGTGCTCGGGGACCTGCAGGCCGTGGGCGCCGGCGGGTACAAGGTGGCCAGCTCCGGCAGCGTGCGGGGCTTGGCGCAGTGCCTGGGAGACCTCGCGGCGGCCGACTGCACGGCGTGCCTGGCGCAGGCGGCCGGGCAGCTCAAGGGCACCTGCGGCAACGCGCTGGCCGCCGACGTGTACCTGGCGCAGTGCTACGTCAGGTACTGGGCTGACGGCTACTACTTCCGCCCGACACAAG ATTATTCGCAGGACGATATCGGGAGGACCCTCGCCATCGTCGTCGGCATCATGGCGGGGCTGGCACTCTTCGTGGTCTTCATCTCTTTCCTTAGGAAAACATGTAACTAG
- the LOC117863888 gene encoding plasmodesmata-located protein 8 isoform X2 codes for MLCILSPASRTTTDRFPVLAPRVVSPDASCSWTDGNPTRATGRPAYKILPETPRAPQVLAKARIYSVSSPPPFSSLPRQGLGKAPGDRRCPQLQDHPAIEATPRPSHEPATHGNNARSSVSSVMHRPCNNQPCRGSRVAAAAVLAALMCAAGVADAGTGTFIYAGCSPSKYQPGTPFEANLESLLTSISSAALNGGYNTFTAGANGTGGAPAAYGLYQCRGDLDGGDCAACVRDAVGQLGQVCPAAYAASLQLEGCYVRYDSSNFVGAPDTAMVYRKCSTSSSSDGDFLRSRDAVLGDLQAVGAGGYKVASSGSVRGLAQCLGDLAAADCTACLAQAAGQLKGTCGNALAADVYLAQCYVRYWADGYYFRPTQDYSQDDIGRTLAIVVGIMAGLALFVVFISFLRKTC; via the exons ATGCTGTGCATCCTATCACCAGCGAGCAGGACGACAACTGACCGCTTCCCTGTGCTTGCACCTCGCGTCGTCTCGCCTGATGCCTCCTGCTCGTGGACGGACGGGAACCCGACCAGAGCCACCGGCCGCCCGGCGTATAAGATTCTACCAGAGACGCCGCGCGCACCACAAGTCCTAGCGAAGGCGCGCATTTATTCTGTAAGCTCCCCACCACCTTTCTCCTCACTGCCCAGACAAGGACTCGGAAAAGCACCGGGCGATCGCCGCTGCCCCCAGCTCCAAGACCATCCAGCCATCGAAGCCACCCCACGCCCTTCACACGAGCCGGCAACGCACGGCAACAACGCGCGTAGTTCTGTCTCATCAGTCATGCATCGGCCTTGCAACAACCAACCCTGCCGCGgctcccgcgtcgccgccgccgccgtcctcgccgcgctgatgtgcgcggcgggcgtcgccgACGCGGGCACCGGCACGTTCATCTACGCCGGGTGCTCGCCGTCCAAGTACCAGCCGGGCACCCCGTTCGAGGCCAACCTGGAgtccctcctcacctccatcTCCAGCGCGGCCCTCAACGGCGGGTACAACACCTTCACGGCGGGCGCCAACGGcacgggcggcgcgccggccgcgtaCGGCCTCTACCAGTGCCGCGGCGACCTCGACGGCGGCGACTGCGCGGCGTGCGTGCGGGACGCGGTGGGGCAGCTGGGCCAGGTCTGCCCCGCGGCGTACGCGGCGTCGCTGCAGCTGGAGGGGTGCTACGTGCGCTACGACAGCAGCAACTTCGTCGGCGCCCCCGACACGGCCATGGTATACCGCAAGTGcagcacgagcagcagcagcgacggcGACTTCCTCAGGAGCCGGGACGCCGTGCTCGGGGACCTGCAGGCCGTGGGCGCCGGCGGGTACAAGGTGGCCAGCTCCGGCAGCGTGCGGGGCTTGGCGCAGTGCCTGGGAGACCTCGCGGCGGCCGACTGCACGGCGTGCCTGGCGCAGGCGGCCGGGCAGCTCAAGGGCACCTGCGGCAACGCGCTGGCCGCCGACGTGTACCTGGCGCAGTGCTACGTCAGGTACTGGGCTGACGGCTACTACTTCCGCCCGACACAAG ATTATTCGCAGGACGATATCGGGAGGACCCTCGCCATCGTCGTCGGCATCATGGCGGGGCTGGCACTCTTCGTGGTCTTCATCTCTTTCCTTAGGAAAACAT GCTAG
- the LOC117863887 gene encoding vacuolar-processing enzyme beta-isozyme 1, translating to MAAAAWLCGLLSLLAVAAAASVDGAEEEWEPLIRMPTEKGGNAAAAAPAAEEDEVGTRWAVLVAGSSGYGNYRHQADVCHAYQILLKGGVKEENIVVFMYDDIAHNILNPRPGVIINHPKGENVYPGVPKDYTGDQVTTENFFAVLLGNRSAITGGSKKVIDSKPNDHIFIYYSDHGGPGVLGMPNLPYLYAGDFIKVLKKKHASNSYSKMVIYVEACESGSIFEGLMPQDLNIYVTTASNPVENSWGTYCPGMDPSPPPEYITCLGDLYSVSWMEDSQTHNLMKETIKDQYEVVKTRTSNLKKYKEGSHVMEYGDKTFTNEKLFLYQGFDPANANAANTLLWPGPKGAVNQRDADLLFMWKRYEQLDGGSEEKLRALREIKETVQHRKHLDSSIDFIGRLVFGFENGPKMLEAVRASGQPLVDDWDCLKRMVRIFEAQCGSLTQYGMKYMRAFANICNSGISEAKMRESSISACGGYNSARWSPMAQGHSA from the exons ATGGCAGCTGCTGCGTGGCTGTGTGGGCTCCTCTCGCTGCtggcggtggccgccgcggcgtcggtggatggggcggaggaggagtggGAGCCGCTGATACGGATGCCGACGGAGAAGGGGGGtaacgctgctgctgctgctccggcggcggaggaggatgaggtggGGACGAGGTGGGCCGTGCTCGTCGCGGGCTCCTCAGGCTACGGGAACTACCGGCACCAG GCCGATGTATGCCATGCATACCAGATACTGCTGAAGGGAGGAGTGAAGGAGGAGAACATCGTGGTGTTCATGTACGATGATATTGCCCATAACATTCTGAACCCAAGGCCTGGGGTTATCATTAACCATCCTAAAGGTGAAAATGTATATCCTGGTGTTCCAAAG GACTATACAGGTGACCAGGTCACTACTGAAAATTTCTTTGCTGTGCTCTTGGGCAATAGAAGTGCAATTACTGGAGGGAGTAAGAAGGTTATAGACAGTAAACCAAATGACCACATATTTATCTATTACTCAGATCATGGGGGTCCTGGAGTTCTTG GTATGCCAAACTTGCCATATCTCTATGCTGGTGACTTCATCAAGGTTTTAAAAAAGAAGCATGCTTCCAATAGCTACTCGAAAATG GTTATATATGTTGAAGCATGTGAAAGTGGCAGTATCTTTGAGGGATTAATGCCACAAGATCTAAATATTTATGTCACTACTGCCTCAAATCCTGTTGAAAATAGTTGGGGAACATACTGTCCTGGGATGGACCCATCACCCCCTCCTGAGTACATTACCTGTTTAGGTGATCTGTACAGTGTTTCTTGGATGGAAGATAG TCAAACCCACAATCTAATGAAGGAAACAATCAAGGACCAGTACGAAGTG GTGAAAACAAGAACCTCAAACTTGAAGAAGTACAAAGAGGGTTCTCATGTCATGGAGTATGGTGACAAGACCTTCACGAATGAGAAGCTTTTCCTTTATCAAGGTTTTGATCCTGCTAATGCTAACGCTGCAAACACGCTGCTTTGGCCTGGCCCAAAGGGTGCAGTAAATCAGAGAGACGCAGATCTTCTCTTCATGTGGAAGAGG TACGAGCAGTTAGACGGGGGATCTGAAGAGAAGCTGAGGGCTCTCAGAGAGATTAAAGAAACTGTTCAACACAGGAAGCATCTTGATAGCAGCATCGATTTCATCGGGAGACTTGTCTTTGGATTTGAGAACGGGCCTAAAATGCTTGAGGCTGTTAGGGCCTCTGGTCAACCATTAGTCGATGACTGGGATTGTTTGAAGAGGATG GTGCGGATTTTCGAAGCCCAATGCGGCTCGCTCACTCAGTACGGCATGAAGTACATGAGGGCGTTTGCAAACATTTGCAACAGTGGTATATCTGAGGCAAAGATGAGGGAGTCAAGCATCAGCGCTTGCGGCGGTTACAACTCGGCGAGGTGGAGCCCAATGGCTCAAGGACACAGCGCTTGA